The region TCCGAGCGCGCCCACGCGATCAGCTCCGCCACGGCTTCGTCGTGCTCCAGCGGCCCGCGGTCCAGCCGCAGCTCCTTGAGGAACTTCCAGGCCCGCCCGACCTGCGGTCCCGGCGGCAGGCCGAGCAGCCGCATGATCTCGTTGCCGTCCAGGTCCGGCCGCACCCGGCGCAGGTCCTCCTCGGCGGCGATCCGGTCGATCCGGCGCTCCAGCTCGTCGTAGGTGCGTTGCAGGGCGTTGGCCTTGCGCCGGTTGCGGGTAGTGCAGTCGGCCCGCACCAGCTTGTGCAGCCGGGACAGCAGGTGGTCGGCGTCGGTCACGTACCGGCGCACCGCCGAGTCCGTCCACCCGCCAGTGCCGTAGCCGTGGAACCGCAGGTGGAGGTACACGAGCTGGGCGACGTCCTCGACCACCTCCTTGGAGTACCGCAACGCCCGCAAGCGCTTGCGGACCATCTTCGCACCGACCACCTCGTGGTGGTGGAACGAGACGCCGCCGCCCTCCTCGAACCGCCGGGTGTCCGGCTTGCCGATGTCGTGCAGCAGCGCGGCCAGCCGCAGCACCAGGTCCGGCTCGGGGGTCTCCTCCAGGTCGATCGCCTGGTCCAGCACGACCAGCGAGTGGTGGAAGACGTCCTTGTGCTGGTGGTGCTCGTCGATCTCCAGCTTCATCGCGGGCAGCTCCGGCAGCACCACGTCGGCCAGCCCGGTGGCCACCATCAGCTCGATGCCCGCGCGCGGGCGCGCGCCGGTGAGCAGCTTGGACAACTCCGCCTGCACCCGCTCGGGGGTGATCCGGGCCAGCTCGCCCGCCATCGACGTCATCGCCTCGACCACCCGGGGCGCGGGGGTGAACCCGAGCTGCGAGACGAACCGGGTGGCGCGCAGCATCCGCAGCGGGTCGTCGCCGAAGGACTCCTGCGGCGTCGCCGGGGTGTCCAGCACCCCCGCGGCCAGCGCCGCCCGACCGCCGGTCGGGTCCACCAGCTCGCGGGCGACCAGGTCGAACGCCATCGCGTTGACGGTGAAGTCGCGGCGCACCAGGTCGCCCTCGACGGTGTCGCCGAAGGTCACCTCGGGGTTGCGGGTCACGCCGTCGTAGGCGTCCGCGCGGAACGTGGTGATCTCGACGGTCTGGCCGTGCTTGGTCGCGCCGACCGTGCCGAACGCGATGCCGGTGTCCCAGATCGCCTCGGCCCACCCGGACAGCAGCTTCTGCACCGCGGCCGGCCGGGCGTCGGTGGTGAAGTCCAGGTCGAACGCGCCGGCCAGCCGCCCCAGCAGGGCGTCCCGCACGCTGCCGCCGACCAGGTACAGCCGGTGGCCCGCGGCGGCGAACCGCCCGGCCAGTTCATCGGCCACGGGGAAGGCGCTCAGCAGCTCCACCACGTCGGTGGACACGTTCGATTCGGACACGAAGAGCCAGCGTACTGGTAAGGCGCACTTGATCCGTCACGCAATGAACAGCACCCGCTCCGCGGGGGTCACCGAGTTGATCACGGTTGGCAACAGGGCGGCCACGCCCCGTAACCGCTGCTCACCACTACCATCAGGACCATGCCCCACTCGTCCGGTCGCTCCGGCGGTCCCAAGCCGAGGCGCCGGAACCGGCGTCGCGGTCGCCGGCTGAAGACGGTGGACGAGACCTCGGCGGGCGGGCTCGTGCTGGACGACCTCCACCGGGCCGCCGCGATCATCGGCAGGCTGGACCGGCGTGGCAGGCTGCTCTGGTCACTGCCCAAGGGTCACATCGAGGCCGGCGAGACCGCGGAACAGACCGCGGTGCGCGAGGTCGCGGAGGAGACCGGTATCCATAGCAGGGTGCTGCGGCCCCTCGGCTCGATCGACTACTGGTTCGTCGCCGAGGACCGCCGGGTGCACAAGACCGTCCACCACTTCCTCCTCGAAGCGCTGGGCGGCGAGCTTTCCGACGAAGACGTGGAGGTCACCGAGGTGGCGTGGGTGCCTCTTGGCGAACTGGACGAACGGCTCGCGTACGCGGACGAACGGCGCCTGGTGCGCCGCGCCGTGGAGCTGCTCGACTCGGCCCCGACCGGCCCCGGCCTGGCCGAGGCCAACGCGGACGGGGCGGAGTCGGCGTGAAACGGCTGCTGTCCGCGCTCGCGGCGGCCGGGCTGCTGGTGGTCGGCTCGCCGGCCGTCGCCGCTCCGGCCGACGGCGGGCGGCTCCCGGTCAAGCCCGCGCCCGCCACCCAGGTGTGGGCCACCCGCCCGGCGTCCTACCAGCCCGGCAGCACCGCCCAGCCGCTGCTGCGGCTGGACATCGAGGACCTGTCGCCGCGGCTGGTCACCGCCGGCGCGAACTCGGTCACGATCAGTGGCAAGATCGTCAACGTCGGGGACCGCGACATCGCCGACCTGGAGCTCCGGCTGGAGCGCGGCGACGCGCTGACCAGCGAGGAAGCCGTCCGGCAGGCGTTGCGCGAGCCGACCGACGCGGAGACCGTGCAGCCCTGGTTCACCCGCATCGCCGACGAGCTGAAGATGGGCCAGAGCAAGCCGTTCAGCCTGACCGTGCCGGTGCGCGGGCCGGAGAACACCTCGCTGCGCATCGACCAGCCCGGCGTCTACCCGGTCCTGGCCAACATCAACGGCAGCCTGGACCGCGGCTACCGCGCCCGGCTGGCCGCGCTGAGCACCCTGCTGCCGGTGCTCGCGGTGCCCGACGGCGACGCGCTGCCGACCCCACCCGACCCGGCCAAGATCACCCTGCTGTGGCCGCTGGCCGACCGGCCCCGGATGGTCTCCGGCGGCTTGGAGCCGGTGCTCACCGACGACGAGCTGGCGTCCTCGCTGGCCCTGGGCGGCCGGCTGTACGGCCTGCTCAAGGCCTACGAGTCGGCGCTGGAGGGTCCGCTGGGCGGCGCGGTCTGCCTGGCCGTGGACCCGGACCTGCTGCGCACCGTGCAGGCCATGGGCAAGGGCTACCAGGTGCAGGGCCAGGGCGCGGGCAAGGGCCGCAACGAGGCCGAGCTGTGGCTGGCCCAGCTGCGGCTGCTGGCCGGCGGCCGGTGCGTGGTCTCGCTGCCCGACGCGGACGCCGACCTGGTCGCGCTGTCCCGGGCCCGGCTGACCGACCTGGTCGCGCTCGCGGCCAAGGGCGCCGACGAGGTCCGCGCCGTGCTGGAGGTGCAGGCGCAGCCCGGCCTGGCCTGGCCCGAGGACGGCGTGCTGGACCAGCAGACCC is a window of Saccharothrix espanaensis DSM 44229 DNA encoding:
- a CDS encoding CCA tRNA nucleotidyltransferase is translated as MSESNVSTDVVELLSAFPVADELAGRFAAAGHRLYLVGGSVRDALLGRLAGAFDLDFTTDARPAAVQKLLSGWAEAIWDTGIAFGTVGATKHGQTVEITTFRADAYDGVTRNPEVTFGDTVEGDLVRRDFTVNAMAFDLVARELVDPTGGRAALAAGVLDTPATPQESFGDDPLRMLRATRFVSQLGFTPAPRVVEAMTSMAGELARITPERVQAELSKLLTGARPRAGIELMVATGLADVVLPELPAMKLEIDEHHQHKDVFHHSLVVLDQAIDLEETPEPDLVLRLAALLHDIGKPDTRRFEEGGGVSFHHHEVVGAKMVRKRLRALRYSKEVVEDVAQLVYLHLRFHGYGTGGWTDSAVRRYVTDADHLLSRLHKLVRADCTTRNRRKANALQRTYDELERRIDRIAAEEDLRRVRPDLDGNEIMRLLGLPPGPQVGRAWKFLKELRLDRGPLEHDEAVAELIAWARSEGIEPPA
- a CDS encoding NUDIX hydrolase, which translates into the protein MPHSSGRSGGPKPRRRNRRRGRRLKTVDETSAGGLVLDDLHRAAAIIGRLDRRGRLLWSLPKGHIEAGETAEQTAVREVAEETGIHSRVLRPLGSIDYWFVAEDRRVHKTVHHFLLEALGGELSDEDVEVTEVAWVPLGELDERLAYADERRLVRRAVELLDSAPTGPGLAEANADGAESA